ACATCAATCGCCAATATTCTCTAAGTGTATTTGATGATGCAATGAAAAGATTAAAGGCCAGAGGAATGACGGTGATTGTCCATCAGATGCTTGGTCTTCCGGGGGAGACAAAGAAAATGATGGTGGAGACATCAAGATATATTGGAAAAAGTGGAGCAGATGGAGTTAAATTACATCTATTACATATTTTGGCGGGAACAAAGATGGCCAGAGAGTGGAAAAAAGGAAAAGTTTCGGTATTATCACTTGAGGAATATATTGATATTTTAATTGATTGTCTTTATGTATTGCCAAAAGAAGTGATTCTTCATCGCTTGACTGGAGATGGGCAGAAAAAGGATCTTTTGGCACCACTTTGGAGTGGAGATAAGAAGAGAGTCATGAATACAGTGAAAAAGGCATTAGAAGAGGCAGGGATTATCATTGTGTAATCTCTGCCTCTTTGCTGTTCTCTTTTAGTTTTATTTTATATATTCTATGGTCGCTTTCCAGAGAGAATGCGATAGAATCGTGGGCAGATATGCCTACAAATTTCTGCACAGAGATTGGCTAAAAGAAAGATATAAATAGGCATACCCAGATATAAAATTCCAGCAAAGAGCTGAGTGTGAGGCAAAAATCTTGCTCCAATTTTATTAATTATGCGAATGAATGAAAAGTGAATGGCATAGATGAAGAATGAACGCTGAAATAGGTTGGGAAGAGTATGGGAGGATGGACAAAATAGGCTGAGCCATATTCCAAATGCACCAAAAAAGCGAGAGAGAACAATACAGAGTACACTGGAAAGAGCCTCTGATAAGTAAAAGGTAAATATGCCTAAAAAAATGAAAAATAGACCAAAGACGAAGCGAGATATCGAAATTTTTTCTTCAATAAATTCTTGGGCATGAAGTGCCCCATATCCTGCCACAGTGTAGTACCAGATGGCATCTTCATTGATATAAATAATATTAATTTTATAGTAAATGACGAAACTCAATAGAATAATAAAACATATTCCCACAATGCGATTTTTAATTCCTATATAGAGCAGTGGAGAAATCCCAATCAATAATAGGAGTTGAAAGACAAACCAAAAGACATAGTTGTAGCGGTAGTGCAATAAAATACTTGGCAATTCATGGATAGAAAAAGAGATTTTTCCCTTTCCCACAATTTCAGTCCAAAAGGGAAGACGGCTGGCAATAAAGTAGCCGAGGTAGTAGAGTCCATTCCATACAATATAGGGAATAAAGACAGAAAAAAAGCGTCGCTTCCACTTCAATGGCAATTTTTTTATTGTGAAATCTCGAAAAAATAGATATCCAGAGACCATAAAAAAGCCAGCGACTGCCATTTGTCCAATAGAAGCAATGGTTTCCTCAAGTCTAGCAATTGTGCTGGTGTGGTCATTGATACCTATAAATAGCTCAACATTGAGTGCGTGATTATAGATGACAATAAAACTAAGCAATGTCATCATCAAATATATCTTTGTGTGAAAATATGTCTTGTCCATGTTAGTATCATAGCACTATGTGAGAAAAAAAACAAGGAGACGGAAAAACCGTCTCCGATAATAATTTATTTTTTAATACCTGGACCATGAGAAGCATCATCTGTGTAGGCACCACCATTATATCCTGTTGCGGCACTGGTTGAAGTGATGATATCTGAACCAGGACCAGAGATAACAGAGGTTGAAGATTCGCTTTCTGTGTTGGTCTGTGCACTGCTTGTGTCATCCGTTGCCTGTTCCGTACTTGCTTGTGTACTACTTTCTTGCGAATTGTTGTCCTCAGTAGTAGTTGATGTTGTCGTACTTTGCGTGCTAGTTGTGTCATTAGTTTGAGCAGTCGCAGTATCAACTTGGAAGGCATTATCTGCACCACCAGTTGTGGTAGTATCATCAATGTGAATGCTGGCCGACTTAACATGCCCACCACCTGTGCTAACCAAAAGGGCATTTCCGCTGTAGCCAGAAAGTGCACCGCTTGCATTGGCATAGTATTGAGCACCATTTAGGGTGACCATAGTATTACTTAACATATGTCCGTCATTGGCAAGATAATAGACTTTGCCATTGGACTTGATGGTACCAGTCAGCATTTTTCCTGAGTTGTCCATAAAGTACCAAAGACCGCCGACCATATACCAGCCACTGCGCATGGCACCTGAGGCATCGAGATAGTACCAATTTCTACCATCTTTGATCCAACCAGTTTTCATTGCACCACTGGAAGATAGATAGTAGTAATTTTTTCCATCGTTGACCCAACCGGTTTTCATCTTTCCATTTTTTAGCATATAGTACCAAAGATTTTTGTCTTTGACCCAACCAGTGACCATCGCACCACTGGCGTTCGCATAGTACCAAGAATTTGCATCTTTAATCCAACCAGTTTTCATCACACCACTGGAATCTAGATAATACTTTTTGTTTCCAGTGGCAATCCAGCCGGTGAGCTTTGTTCCACTAGAGCCAAGATAGTACCACTTATTCTGATCAAATACCCAAGTGTTTTTTTGTGGTTGATAATTCTTGTAGTAGTATTGCTTTCCACCAATATTTCTCCAAGTGGTAGCCAAAGTCTTTCCCTCAAAACTCTTGTATTGAAAATCGATGTCGACATCCCCTTGAATACCCGCAACCTTTGCTGTACTGCTGGCTTGCCACATCACAGGGGTGGCAAAGGTGTGCTTGATATTGTAGCGAGCAACCCAAATGGGATATTTTTTGGGAATATTGCTGTCGAATTTATTGGAAATCCAGTAGTCATTGGCATAGATAATCGGATAATAGCCTGCGGCTTTAATCTTATTGCAAAAGGTGTCGATAATCTGAGTCAGTTGACTTTTGGAGAGACTGCCCTGTGTGGCATCATCCTCAATATCGTAGGCGATGGGGTAGGAAATAGGATAGTCCTTGACCAAGTTGAGCACAAAATCCGCCTCTTTTGCGGCTTCTGTGGTATTGGTTGCACGGG
This region of Lachnospiraceae bacterium oral taxon 096 genomic DNA includes:
- a CDS encoding acyltransferase family protein; this translates as MDKTYFHTKIYLMMTLLSFIVIYNHALNVELFIGINDHTSTIARLEETIASIGQMAVAGFFMVSGYLFFRDFTIKKLPLKWKRRFFSVFIPYIVWNGLYYLGYFIASRLPFWTEIVGKGKISFSIHELPSILLHYRYNYVFWFVFQLLLLIGISPLLYIGIKNRIVGICFIILLSFVIYYKINIIYINEDAIWYYTVAGYGALHAQEFIEEKISISRFVFGLFFIFLGIFTFYLSEALSSVLCIVLSRFFGAFGIWLSLFCPSSHTLPNLFQRSFFIYAIHFSFIRIINKIGARFLPHTQLFAGILYLGMPIYIFLLANLCAEICRHICPRFYRILSGKRP
- a CDS encoding glycoside hydrolase, with protein sequence MYKKNKFCLSAMVLAAILSFPTTISSQAAVDPANAWKKQNDGSYLMYDGSSLNGVIARGIDVSKWQGTIDWTKASKDDIQFVMIGTKAKTGLDEQFHANAKNAAQNGVKLGAYIYSRATNTTEAAKEADFVLNLVKDYPISYPIAYDIEDDATQGSLSKSQLTQIIDTFCNKIKAAGYYPIIYANDYWISNKFDSNIPKKYPIWVARYNIKHTFATPVMWQASSTAKVAGIQGDVDIDFQYKSFEGKTLATTWRNIGGKQYYYKNYQPQKNTWVFDQNKWYYLGSSGTKLTGWIATGNKKYYLDSSGVMKTGWIKDANSWYYANASGAMVTGWVKDKNLWYYMLKNGKMKTGWVNDGKNYYYLSSSGAMKTGWIKDGRNWYYLDASGAMRSGWYMVGGLWYFMDNSGKMLTGTIKSNGKVYYLANDGHMLSNTMVTLNGAQYYANASGALSGYSGNALLVSTGGGHVKSASIHIDDTTTTGGADNAFQVDTATAQTNDTTSTQSTTTSTTTEDNNSQESSTQASTEQATDDTSSAQTNTESESSTSVISGPGSDIITSTSAATGYNGGAYTDDASHGPGIKK